Sequence from the Anas acuta chromosome 24, bAnaAcu1.1, whole genome shotgun sequence genome:
GCAGACCAGCCAGTTCTGTTGGAATTACTGCTGTAATTCAATATGTCTACATCTAGGCACAGATAAATTCAAGACTTCAAAAAGGATGTACATTTCagttacaggaagaaaaagaatcgCACCTAATCAGTGTGGTGACGATATGCACTGGGACAGATCCAAGGTGTTTCTTCTATCTAGCAGTCATTGCACAATCCAGGGACTACAGCTCCCTCTGGAGACGTTTGCTTTCATCTCTGAAGCAGTCAATTTGCCTGAGCAGAGGCTTCTTCAAGTAAATTGGTGCTAATAAATAGTCTTTCTCTGGGTAGTAGTGAAGAAAGTACTAAAAGCTTGATTCTGTGTGTATGTATCCAGTCTTATGCTAAAATGAGTAATGAAAAAGAGTGCATctatttattacagaaaaataaagggacTGGAAAGAAGTATGAAACTACTTGCTATGATAATTCTCAtactgtttttatatatttttggcGTTCTTGTTTCTAGGGCCACGTGAAACTTTCAGATTTTGGTCTGTGCACTGGACTAAAGAAAGCACACAGAACAGAGTTTTATAGAAACTTGAACCATAGTCTTCCTAGTGACTTCAGTAAGTTATTTGGCTTTGTTAAGTATATGCATACTTGCTCTTGGTGTCtgataaaacacatttcaatgTGAAGATAGAAGACTGCAGTTTGAATGTAATAGTAACATTGCATCTTGAAGTATAGCTTTGATTTTCTGTAAGacttcttttataaaaataatttcagttacTTTAATGTACACACacagcttcattttcaaaagtttgTCTTTTAGACGGATTCTGCAGTAGCCCTTCTTAGCACGCATAGTAAACCCCAAACGAAAATTTGGTGCAACTCGTAGATGCTAGTTGCATCACACGTGTGACTTGAATTAAGAAATGTACATGTAGTCTCTGAAtattcagtcatttttttcatgaGGAATAACTTGGAGTTTAGCAATTGCCTGCTAGAAGCTGCTGACTGCTCTGGTCTGCCTCTGCATGCACCTTTAAATTGTGCCAGGTAAACCGAGCAAGGCAAGGCTGAGGCAGGTTAGCATGTTGGTCTATGCTGATGAGCATGTGGGGACTGTAACCCACTTACTAGCACAGCTAAATACAAAATGAGCTGTTTATTCAGGCCTCAGTGAACTTTTTGATCTTGGAAGGGAGGTTTTCTTAAGTAGTACAGTGGATTTGGagtaaaaaaatgtatgtacGTTGGATGACTGGCAGGATTCAGTCATCCATATTCTGATTCCCTTTAGCTTTCCAGAACATGAATTCCAAACGGAAAGCAGAAACATGGAAGAGAAATAGACGGCAGTTGGTAAGTGACAATTTACCTGTTTTGAAATAATCTCTGAGCTATTGCTTTCAAACAGTACATACATTTAAACAACAGGCATTAATCCATGTCAGAATTTTGAACAAGGCTGGAGTGAAAACTcacctctttctttttaaaagaggaGTAACTCCTGTTTGTCCTTCATCCAGCTGCTGAACAGCTGTGCCTGAGATAGTGCTGCTGTAATTGTTACATTAATAGCGGATACCTCCTAGTTGAAACTAATGCTTTTTTGCCATTTACAAGGTAACAATGAGCTAGTGATCCATTttgaggtgtgtgtgtgtatatatatatatagacaaAGGTACCTTTACCTATTTCCCTGGTGGTAATTTAAGACTCATTGAGGTAAACAcgttgaatttttttctttacatattttGAAATCAACTTTGACTATCTTACAGTGATCTTACAGACATAAGGTGTTATAGATCTTGTTTTATAGGGATCTTATAGACAATCTGATGTCTTTCTCAAAATAACTGTTGTTGCTTAAGTTCTGTTTCCATAGCAGTAAATTTTCTCTAAATATATGTAACTGATGTTACTTGTTTCAGGCTTTTTCTACTGTGGGAACTCCAGATTACATTGCTCCTGAAGTTTTCATGCAGACAGGCTACAACAAGCTTTGTGACTGGTGGTCACTTGGGGTCATCATGTATGAGATGTTGATTGGTAAGAAACAGGCACTGCCTAAGTTCTTAAGAGGAATCGTGGTGCAGGATATTGGTTGTATTTATGTGTTTGGGATCAGGATCTCAAAGCATCTGCTGCTTGCATAGTTTATGAGAAGTGTTCTGTCTGTTGCAGTGTAGACTTTAGtaactaaaataattatttttgctttttacaagactgcatttttattttcaggttatCCACCTTTCTGTTCTGAGACTCCTCAAGAAACGTACAAGAAAGTAATGAATTGGAAAGAGACGCTCACATTTCCTCCAGAGGTTCCAATATCTGATAAAGCAAAGGATCTTATTTTAAGGTGCCATTCATATGGTGTGCCAGTTAATACAACACTAATTTTGTCTTGCAAACTGTTCTATAGCTTCAATAGCCTGCTTCACATGGGAAAAAATGATTGACAGCTACATATTTAGTTAAGCACATCAATCAAATGCTGAACTCCCTAATCAAATACATTTGTCTCTCAGTGGAACTCTTGACTGAactatgctaaaaaaaaaaaaaggagcaccTATGTAAGTGCTGCTAGTCTGGCAAAATAtgaatgtttctgctttttattttgtctacAGGCTTCTCTTGGAAGTGACTTACTCTTTTTGCCAGAGCTAGCTTTTTAACATAGCAAGAGTTTTGGCATTGTGTGTACTGGAGCATACACACATCCTAATGCATGCTgactctttcatttttatttctgcattcaaTGTTCTCAATCACTTATCCTTTCTcaggacaaaaatataaatgtctaGCTTTTCAGACTTTATATGTTCTAATCTGTGCTTGTCCTGAAATAGAAAGGACACGTTATCCAGTTTTGAAGGAATACTGCATCTTAATTGCAGCATTTGGCATGATGGCGCTAAGCACACTTCATGTGTTGTTTCTGAAGTGGCAGTTCTTAGCCTTTTCCATGTATATGTTAGGAAACCACAGTAGTATCAATTTGGAAAGCCATTCCATTTCTGGATggaatgctttcatttttcatttttcattcattttcattcttccttcCATCCCAGATTTTGCTGTGAATGGGAGCACAGAATTGGTGCATCTGGTGTGGAGGAAATAAAGAGTAACCCATTCTTTGAAGGGGTTGACTGGGAGCATATAAGGTAAgatgctttgcagaaaaactAGCTGCTGGTCCTCCTGTTCAGCGGGAATGAACAACTTGACTGATGTTTATCGTATTTAGATGTGGGTGAGAATATTTTGGGCCTTATCTGAAGCTTGCTGGAGGTCTAGGTGCCTTCAATCTTTGAGTCTGTTAGGCAGTGGGAAGCGTATGAATCCTGCTTTCTCCTGCCTCTGAAATTTTGATCCTGGATCTGCTCTTATTGGCAGGGAAAGACCTGCTGCGATTTCAATAGAGATTAAAAGCATTGATGATACCTCAAACTTTGACGAATTTCCAGAATCTGATATCCTTAAACCAACAGGTAAATGCTTtgattcttcctctcttccaaTAGAATAATGTGACATTCCGGTTATTCTGAGAATCACACAATCCTACCAGTGAGATCCtagggtgttttgtttttatttttttaagtatgatTAAATTGTTAGCTGGTAGTCTTTGATGAAGGGGTGTGCAAGCTATTAATTTGGGTACTGGGAGCTGGGATGCAGACTTGTGAGGGAAATGGAAGCCCTTTGAGAATGGGCATCTCTAAGAAGCAACAAAGCTTCCAGCAAATTCAGATTTCAGCGGACCTTCGAGCCCAGTGCTGCAAGGACCTCTTGGCACTGGCTAATTCTTTCTAGTATGTCTAACAGTTAATATGGGTGGGAAGAGGGTGGGACAGATGGGGACAATATGTTCTGGTGTAAATCTTTAAGGATCCTTGTATTGCATATAAACATTTGCCTACgtgtttaaaaaacacacattattGCAGTTTTTGATTGGTGTTGTAGGATGAAACTGAATGCTTACCTCtatgatacttttttttctttagaagcaTTCTTCCCTACTCTGCATCTAGTGTTTTGtgtgaaaataaactgaagtgtCCAAAtagtaatttgtttttcctatgcCTTTCAGTGGCAACAATTAACCATCCAGATACTGACTACAAGAACAAAGACTGGGTTTTTATCAATTATACATACAAGCGTTTTGAGGGCCTGACAGCCCGAGGAGCAATACCATCCTAtatgaaaacaggaaagtaaTTAACCTTTACCTAGGACAACTTCTGAACTGtggaattttgtttctgtaccttggttgttttttttgttttgttctgttttgttttgtttttgtttttgttttttactcataaaagaactttttatcttttttattattatcattttcttaaagaaaacttGAGGGCTATCACCTTTTGGAGAAGACTTCAAGACCCTCTTTTGTTACACACTTTGGCTGTTACTAAGGATTTGTTCTTCTGCACCATTGAAAACTTCCACAAAATGTCATCTCTGCTGCAAGCATGTTCTGCTGCTTCAGGAGCAAGAGTTTtgagttttccttttaaattctttGCCAGACTGTGCAGTCCATCAGGAGATCTGAGCAGGCCTTCACTTTGACATCGCAAAGCATGTGATGTTTATATGGATGATTTTGCTAGTTCTGCATTAAGTAACATATTCAATCTGACAGTTCTACCAGCACTGTTTTCCTGGTGGACTTCAGTATAATGGAAATAAAGCAATAATTACAGCTTGAGGTAGACAACTCTCCGGTAAACTATCTAGTGGAAAGATACAACATGTATTGCCTTAACTTTAGTTTGTAATACTGTTTTTTTATGATGCTACGTGAAATCGTCTTCAATAGCGTTTCTTAATTTTGTCGCAGTGGCCTCAAGTTGCAGTGCACTTTACTTTTGGTACTACTTTTTGGACCCTCAaggtatttaatatttttctaaattaaaaaaattgtgCAACACTTTTTTCTCCTATACAGTAGTAATAGAAATGGGCCACTTCCTCCACCAAGCACCAGCAGTTTTCAGTTGTTGTATGAAAAGATGGATCTATAAGCAATGCAGATAATGAAGACTACAGCTAATAACACAAGTGGATCTGGAATAAGGGCAGAGAAAAGGGAGAATTCATTTAACCAGATCATTGGTAGTAGGCATGCTGGGTACAGTCGGGTCAGCCATGAGGTTTCTGGATCCTGATGCTGCCAACTTTTGGCCACTTTTAAGATTGGCATCTTCATCTTTTTTAGACAATACTGTCTTCTGTGGCCTTTTTGCTCTTGGTTTTGAGCAAAACAGTATTAAATTATTCCACAAGTCTTGCTGACCAAAGCCTCCTTGATTTCCTTTAGAACTCCTTGAGAACTCGTCTTGCTGTCATGACTGAACCAGCTGTCCTTTGTAGTCCTCTGAGACAGTGCCTCATGGGGTCAGCTTTGGAGTGGTGGGACCCCTATGTTCTTTGAATTTTGTCTAATGTAACTTATAAAGGTACATTCAGTTATGATCAGAATGCTCTCCAGGAGAGCCCCAAGGTGTCTTTCCTTGCCTAAATATCTCTGAGAACATCGCTGCATTTTGAGAGGGAGGATTCTGCCTCAGCTGAGCTTTTTATAATGTTGattaatttttataataatttataatcaTGAGCATCCATCTTGTAGTTGCCACCTGCCACTGGAACTGCAGAGTTATTAACCTTTGGGCCTGCCTGGTACTAGTCTTTAATTTGCAATTAtaagtttttaaaactttaaggTTTCTAAAACCTCAAATTTCTTGTGTTTATCAATTTGAACTAAGATTGTTGAAAACTTTTATTGGTGCTGAACACTAATGGCATagcacagacagaaaagctgtttaGAGACAAAACAAAGCTGGAGCAGTAGTAATAGTAATTCATAGTAATAAGAAGGCTTTCAGTTATGTTTAGTCCTAACTTTCTAGATtaggaaattaaagaaaatagggtctctttttttttttttttggtgcttttagGGAATTTTCACCTAGATGTCTTGAATTGAGTGCCATCATGAAGGACTGAGTCGGGGGGGACAGAAAGCACTGTATATAGCTAAGATGGAGTGATAACTCATTAGCATCATCTCCCTAACCATCTCCTTGTGCTTAGTGTGTCCTAGCAGTTAAATGAATTGCTATAATTAGATAGATACCCCATAGATCCTAAAAAGCTGAACTTGCAAGAATAGCCTTAATAGAAGTACGAGGAATACTGTAGTCAGTAGGAATTACTCATATGAATAAGGGCTAACTGAGGTAATGATTTATAGGATCAGGTTTTTTTATCAACTAGTCAGTAATAATCCACTCTACCCTCTTTATCTTTTATGGAGGGCTGATAGCTACTTCTCAAACTGTTCTCTCTCCCTATCCTGCAGTGTCTTTTAACCATTGGAAACTGTTGCTTTATAAACCACTGGAAAATTGAGAGGTATTAATattgaaatgcttaaaaaaaaaaaaaaaaagcttagttACTGCCTGAAAAATTAACAAagcaaaatcttttaaaattgctGTGGATTAGGAGTAAATGATTTTGAGACAGTAGCTGCATTATAGCCCTTTAGTAAAGGGactggaatttttatttataaataccaAAGATAAGATAAACTATACAATTATAAGTTGTGATAATGCGCTGTGAAAGCCTTTATAGTAatatgtattttgcatttttagtgTATATGTTTTAGGGTCTTCTGAAACCTCAGATTGTTCACTTTTTTTGAGGTAAAGGTGAAGTTTTTCAGAAGTGCAAGCAACAGTAGGGTACCTCATTCCCGTGTCTTTCAGTAGGAGTTGGATGTCTGCATATAATCCTCTGAAAGCCTTGGACATCACTTTACAGTGGTAGGTTTTGTATCTCAGTTGCGTCATAAGCCTGCTTCCTATTACAGGCATTTACCAACAACCTGTTGTTTCCAGGATCCTTATTTCACTGCTAACAGATCAAGATTTTTGTATACCTCTTCCCTCACCAATGTGTTagccaaacatttttattagctGCTGGCTCGTGTATCGATGCATATTGTCTTATGTATCTTTTAGATCTTTTTTAAGATGCAAGCAgggtttatttttgtctttttttttttttttttcagctagaCTTCTAGGAATTATTCTAATCTGGATTTCTAATGAATCAGAACTTGAGTTTTGATGCCAGTTCACCTTTGTATCATGCCTAACACAAAACTGCACTAAGTGTTTCTTATCACTGTGCCCTGATTCTGCCTTAACCCTATAatttgaaaaagtgttttgcaaatatttaaaaactgttacCAAATTGCACTGTAAGACTTGGCAGATGTATTGTGTGATGTTGGAGGAGCCAACTTTTTATGGAACAATCTCTATGTTGTAGTATGTAAATAAAATCCTCTTAGTAAACAAAATTTTGCTAGcatgtgttgttgttgttttttcaaacTGGAATCCTGATGGAAGGAATCTCTCTTTTTGACTATCTGGCAGACTTGAAAGAGGTTTTAGACTCAACTGTTCAGGCATAAGGCTACAACGGTAGACCATGTTTGAAAAAACTCTTGAAACACATCTAACACtaaagaagagaataaaaggCAGGCCTGTTCCTGCTTTCCTCTGAGAGACAGAGAACAAGTTAGACTGGGAAAGCTCCTTTCACAGCATATTAACCCAAAACAGCACTTTTATACATGCTGCATAGTTTGTGGGTTAAATACCCTTGTCTCATACCTGTGCTACATGCTGCTTTTAGGACATCACTACATCAAGTTGGTAAACTTCCTTGAGGCCCTCTCAGTGCAAGGGGTAGCAACActtctgtgcagctgctggaTGAGATCCCTGCCAAACCAATCATGGTCTGCATGATTCAATATATTGCAAAGACTAGATTACAAGCCACATTTACTTTATGAAGTGAGGAAACATTGTCTAGGGTTGTCTACCCTACGCCCATTCTTCTCCACATTCAAAACAACataaacaagccaaaaaaagccatgtataatttatattttaatacacaGAAGAAACCATACATCTCTAGGAGTTCATAAATGCCATGGTCAACGTTTCAGCATATCTAGAATAAGACCAAATGATGTACCTGAATACTGTGTAACTgtgaaaaaaggacaaaaaggaaatgcttatttttctcaACTTGATACAGTGTTCCAATGGCATTCACTctactaacaaacaaacaaactaaaatgtatttctaattACTTGGAAAAGCCAATAAAGAACAGGGGATTTTTGGAGTGTCTGCAAAACACTGCACAGAAGGCAGATCACTCCATCCTCTACTGTAAGTGCAATTGATTACACAGTACCAGAAAGTTCCTACTAGACACCAACCCTTTACCCCTTAGGCAAGGGCTCGTTTCACGTCAGTGGCTGGGGTCACTGTTTCTAACAAACTGAATCCTTCAGGTCTAGCTAACACTGAAATCAAAGACAGACAACAGTGAAATTTGTTTTAGCAGAATATAGCACTAAGCTGTTTGATCAGCTTCTGATACCTTCACACAGTCCTGGAAGTATAGGGTAGTGCTTGACAACAAGCACATTCAGGTCCTTAGAGAAGAACAAATGTAAACTCCAAGTAAATACCAATACACATTTACTTAAAACTTAcactgctgtaaaaataaatacacaaacacaaaaaataaaagccacagGGCCGGGAGCTAAGCTCCATCACTGTTGGAGTGACAATCTCACAGCACTGCCTTTCCTCAACTTGTGGAACATCTCACTTACTAAAGGAAGTAGTGTGTTTGGTCTGGCCCTTAGCTGGATAATTAGTGGGCCacatcttcctttttctactaCAGGAATACAAATTAATCTACAGCAATAATAGAAAGTGATTGCACACAACTTAAACCACCTCTGTGCAGACACTGAAGGACACTTCTCCAATAACACATGGGCAGGACTTTTCAAAAGTGGTCATATGGACCCAGGCATTGAAACCCCTGGGATTCCCAGGAGGGCCTGAAGCACTTTTGAAAATCTTCCCATAGGCacttaagaaaataagaaatctaTTTGCTGCAGTTAGGAAAGAAGCTAATAACAGAAACACTGCAAATAATAGAATATCCATACAGATGGGAACTAAATGTATCGGCAAGTACATGCCTTCGCAGAGATCATTTTGTTACTCTTAACCACAAAGGCATTCACATTTCTTAcactgaggaaaataaacaaaaaacagctataGAAGCAAAACTGTAACAACAAACTTCAATACTATTACAGTTTGTACAGGTggcaaagaatgaaaaatttgCTTGCTGTAAtcctg
This genomic interval carries:
- the STK38 gene encoding serine/threonine-protein kinase 38 isoform X2, whose protein sequence is MAMTGPTPCSSMSNHTKERVTMTKVTLENFYSNLIAQHEEREMRQKKLEQMMEEEGLKDEEKRIRRSAHAQKETEFLRLKRTRLGLEDFESLKVIGRGAFGEVGHIRAERDILVEADSLWVVKMFYSFQDKLNLYLIMEFLPGGDMMTLLMKKDTLTEEETQFYIAETVLAIDSIHQLGFIHRDIKPDNLLLDSKGHVKLSDFGLCTGLKKAHRTEFYRNLNHSLPSDFTFQNMNSKRKAETWKRNRRQLAFSTVGTPDYIAPEVFMQTGYNKLCDWWSLGVIMYEMLIGYPPFCSETPQETYKKVMNWKETLTFPPEVPISDKAKDLILRFCCEWEHRIGASGVEEIKSNPFFEGVDWEHIRERPAAISIEIKSIDDTSNFDEFPESDILKPTVATINHPDTDYKNKDWVFINYTYKRFEGLTARGAIPSYMKTGK
- the STK38 gene encoding serine/threonine-protein kinase 38 isoform X1, which produces MAMTGPTPCSSMSNHTKERVTMTKVTLENFYSNLIAQHEEREMRQKKLEQMMEEEGLKDEEKRIRRSAHAQKETEFLRLKRTRLGLEDFESLKVIGRGAFGEVRLVQKKDTGHVYAMKILRKADMLEKEQVGHIRAERDILVEADSLWVVKMFYSFQDKLNLYLIMEFLPGGDMMTLLMKKDTLTEEETQFYIAETVLAIDSIHQLGFIHRDIKPDNLLLDSKGHVKLSDFGLCTGLKKAHRTEFYRNLNHSLPSDFTFQNMNSKRKAETWKRNRRQLAFSTVGTPDYIAPEVFMQTGYNKLCDWWSLGVIMYEMLIGYPPFCSETPQETYKKVMNWKETLTFPPEVPISDKAKDLILRFCCEWEHRIGASGVEEIKSNPFFEGVDWEHIRERPAAISIEIKSIDDTSNFDEFPESDILKPTVATINHPDTDYKNKDWVFINYTYKRFEGLTARGAIPSYMKTGK